The genomic interval CAAAACGAATATGGAGAAATCTTTCAGGAAAAAGATATTTCAAACAGAAATGAACAAAAAGAACAAGGCCCGTTTTATAGCCTGTCTGTTATTCTTGATCCGGATTTGCTCTTCGCTTTATAAGAGATGTATTTCCTGCCAGATTTGGATTCAGTTCCACGGGAGTGACCTGATTTCTGAGCGACGATTAAACGTTGTCCGGGAACGATAGTATTTCCCTTTAAGTTATTCCATACGCGCAAATCCTGCACTTCAACATTATACTGATTGGCAATTGCAATTAAATTCTGGCCTGCGCCTACTTTATGATATTTGACCTGAGTACTGCTCTGGCCAGCTTCTTTGCGTTTTTTATGCAGCCTTCTGTCATCATTTGAAGCCAGTATAACCCGCGTACTGGTTTCTACCGTATGGTTATTCAGCACTTCGTAAATACCTTCGAAGTTGACAAGGCTTACTTTAGGTACAATAATTCTTTTAGGCTCATCTTCCGACCCGTTAACAATTTTCTTCTTGTACGAAGGATTCAAAGTACACAGATCGCTTTCTTCCATCGCCAATGCTGCTGCCAGCTCTGTCAGAGAAACAAAACGGCTCACCTGGATAGTATCGGTTTTAATGGCAAACAATGATTTCTGCGCTTTAATCTGATGTTTATCCGGGCAATTCATCACGTAGATTGCCGCAATAAAAGCAGGTACATAATTGCGTGTTTCTTGTGGCAGGAAAGGCCTGATCGCCCAGAAATCTCTCGAATGTGCTTTTGCAATCGCTCTGTTAACATTACCTGTTCCGCAATTGTAAGCTGCAATAGCCAGTAACCAGTCGCCTAAGTTCTTGTAGGCGTCCTTAAAATAAGCTGCCGCAGCATAACTCGCCTGAATAGGATCCTTACGTTCATCCACAAAGTTGTCCATGCCCAGTCCATAGTCTTTAGCTGTAGAAAACATAAACTGCCATAAGCCGGTTGCCCCGACTCTGGAAATCGCATGTGAATTCATCGAAGATTCTATGATTGGCAAAAACTTAAGTTCCATAGGAACATCGTAAGCTTTCAGTGCATTTTCAAAAATCGGGAAGTAATATTCAGAAAGGCCCAGCATCTTGCCCATCATATCTTTTCTGCTGCTGTAGATATCAATGTAACGTTGTACGGATTCATTATACGTCAGCGGAATAGCTCTTTGAATAGAGTCCAGACGTTTTTTATAAGTGAAATTATAATTGTAAAATAATGGATTTTCTAAAACTTCAGGTACTGCTGTTGTATCACCAGTATAAGTAGTAGTCAGGAAGCTGATCGGAGAAATAGAGTCGAGCTTATTGATCTTTTGTTGCGCATTGCTATGGAAAGCTGCAAGGATTAATACACAAAATGAGAGGATAAGTACATTTCTTTTCATAGGCGGTCCTTGCAGTGCTGCAATTATAATCTTTGGTTTATGATTCAGGTGGAGCTAACATAAGTAAAACTTTTGGATAGGGAAAGTAACGCCCCTTCTTCAAAGTGTTTGCCCATTAACTGAAGACTTAACGGTAAACCCAGCTTATTATTGCCCAGAGGGATAGCTATTGCCGGAACCCCTGTCAACGAAGCCAGTACGGTAAAAATATCGGCCATATACATCACCAGCGGATCTTGTATATTTTCGCCTATTTTAAATGGTGGTGTAGGTGCAACCGGTGTCAGGATCACATCAAAATCAACCAGCAGCGCTTCGATTTTATCTCTGATCAAACGTCTTACCTGTTGTGCTTTCTGGTAGTAAGCATCATAGTAACCTGCACTCAGTACAAAAGTACCCAGTAAAATCCTTCTCTTTACTTCGTCTCCAAAACCTTCAGCTCTGGATTTCTTGTATAAGCTATTCAGATTTTCAGCCTGTAAATTACGGTGACCATAATGAACCCCATCATATCTGGACAGGTTAGAAGAAGCTTCTGCGGCTGTTAAGACGTAATAAGCAGGAACAAGATATTCCAGCAAATCGAAAGATACATACTCAATAGTATGGCCCTGTTCTTTAAACTGCTCTATTGCCTGCAGGATTGCAGCTTTGATATCCGGATCAAGTGCTTCACTTTCCAGAGTTTCTTTCAGCACGGCAATCTTCTTTGGAGAAGCATTATCCAGTGCAGCCAGGTAACCAGGAACGGGTAAGCGGGATACAGTACTGTCATTTTCATCAGCGCCGGCCAGTACTTCTAAAAGTAAGGCGGCATCACTTACTGAGGAAGTAATCGGGCCTACCTGATCAAAAGAAGAGGCATAAGCAATTACACCATATCTTGAAATACGTCCATAAGTTGGTTTTAATCCATAGCAACCGCAAAATGCGGCTGGCTGACGAACTGAACCACCCGTATCAGTACCCAGCGCAGACAGGCACATATCAGCCTGTACAGCGACAGCAGAACCTCCTGAAGAGCCACCGGCTACTCTTTCCGTATCTGCAGCATTGCGTACCGTGCCGTAATAAGATGTTTCATTAGAGCCTCCCATAGCAAATTCATCACAGTTTGTTCTGCCGATGATAATTGCATCTTCCCGGATCAGCCGTGTAACGACTGTAGAAGAATAAGGAGAAATAAATCCTTCGAGCATTTTTGAAGAAGCAGTCGTGATATGGTCTTTATACAGGATATTATCCTTGATACCAATCACCATGCCTGCCAGCTTACCGGCAGTACCATTGTCTATTTTTTGCTGAACGCTGACTGCTTGCTTTTTTGCAGAATCGACAAACACCTCATTGAATACATTGAGGTGCTGCTGTGTTTTTATCTGCGTAAAATAATAGTCAAGTAAATCAGGAAGATCAAGCTTTTTTTGCGCAATAAGTGCTTGTATCTCTGATAGAGAGTTATACTTCTTCAATTATACTAAGGTCTATAAAGATTAAAAATTCGACTAAACCTATTGTGGTTTATGGGTACTGTTAGGATCAACATGCTCGTCTGCTCCTTCTTTACCGTCTTTGAATTCTTTAACGCCTTTACCAAGTCCACGCATCAGTTCAGGAATTTTCTTACCGCCAAAAAGCAGCAAAACAACTACCAAAATAATAATGATCTCTGGTGTACCCAGTGCTGCTAATATTGTTGTGTTTAACATGGTTATTGAGTTAAATTTTGTTTTTTTCTATTTCTGATGGTGCTTCCGCAGCAGTTGTTCCTGTTGCATGCGTTTCTGCAGCTGGTGTTACGTGTGCTTCTGTCACCGGCGTAACGTGGTGTACTTCTGCTGCTGGCGTTACGTGCGTCTCTGCTGTTGCTGCTACTGGTGTTTCTGCAACGGTATGTGACGGTGCTGACGGATCAATATGAACTGCATGATTTGCATCATACGCAGCTGTACCGGTTGCCGGGTAAGCAGCATCTGTTGCTTTGATCTCATCATCAATATCCATCGCATTGATATTGCGGTGAATTTCGCGTTTCACTCCTTCTGAGGCATCTTTAAAATCTCTGATCCCTTTTCCTAATCCTCTTGCCAGCTCCGGTAATTTTTTACCTCCGAACAACAACAGTACTACGGCCAGGATAAGCATGATTTCGCTTCCACCCATATTTAAAAATTCTAATACTACTCCAGTATACATATCAATTAAATTATTAGACTAACAAATATAAACATTTTTCAGGCGCACCTTTTGTATTTTATTACAGTTCTAATGGCTTTCTAATGTCATTAAACTGATACACTAAGGATCTGCTTTGAAATGCCCCTTTAATTTATTTTGCAATCCATGCCTCAGGATTCAGTTTTGACTGTCCCCTCATAATTTCAAAATGCAGTACCGCTCCGTCAGAAGTTGTGGCAACCGTACCAATACTCTGGCGGGTTTCTACTTTTTCTCCTTTAGATACACTTGGTGATTTCAGATTCTGATAAATCGTGAAATACTCCCCATGGCGTATTGCAACTACATAA from Pedobacter sp. WC2423 carries:
- a CDS encoding transglycosylase SLT domain-containing protein; its protein translation is MKRNVLILSFCVLILAAFHSNAQQKINKLDSISPISFLTTTYTGDTTAVPEVLENPLFYNYNFTYKKRLDSIQRAIPLTYNESVQRYIDIYSSRKDMMGKMLGLSEYYFPIFENALKAYDVPMELKFLPIIESSMNSHAISRVGATGLWQFMFSTAKDYGLGMDNFVDERKDPIQASYAAAAYFKDAYKNLGDWLLAIAAYNCGTGNVNRAIAKAHSRDFWAIRPFLPQETRNYVPAFIAAIYVMNCPDKHQIKAQKSLFAIKTDTIQVSRFVSLTELAAALAMEESDLCTLNPSYKKKIVNGSEDEPKRIIVPKVSLVNFEGIYEVLNNHTVETSTRVILASNDDRRLHKKRKEAGQSSTQVKYHKVGAGQNLIAIANQYNVEVQDLRVWNNLKGNTIVPGQRLIVAQKSGHSRGTESKSGRKYISYKAKSKSGSRITDRL
- the gatA gene encoding Asp-tRNA(Asn)/Glu-tRNA(Gln) amidotransferase subunit GatA; its protein translation is MKKYNSLSEIQALIAQKKLDLPDLLDYYFTQIKTQQHLNVFNEVFVDSAKKQAVSVQQKIDNGTAGKLAGMVIGIKDNILYKDHITTASSKMLEGFISPYSSTVVTRLIREDAIIIGRTNCDEFAMGGSNETSYYGTVRNAADTERVAGGSSGGSAVAVQADMCLSALGTDTGGSVRQPAAFCGCYGLKPTYGRISRYGVIAYASSFDQVGPITSSVSDAALLLEVLAGADENDSTVSRLPVPGYLAALDNASPKKIAVLKETLESEALDPDIKAAILQAIEQFKEQGHTIEYVSFDLLEYLVPAYYVLTAAEASSNLSRYDGVHYGHRNLQAENLNSLYKKSRAEGFGDEVKRRILLGTFVLSAGYYDAYYQKAQQVRRLIRDKIEALLVDFDVILTPVAPTPPFKIGENIQDPLVMYMADIFTVLASLTGVPAIAIPLGNNKLGLPLSLQLMGKHFEEGALLSLSKSFTYVSST
- a CDS encoding twin-arginine translocase TatA/TatE family subunit, yielding MLNTTILAALGTPEIIIILVVVLLLFGGKKIPELMRGLGKGVKEFKDGKEGADEHVDPNSTHKPQ
- the tatA gene encoding twin-arginine translocase TatA/TatE family subunit codes for the protein MYTGVVLEFLNMGGSEIMLILAVVLLLFGGKKLPELARGLGKGIRDFKDASEGVKREIHRNINAMDIDDEIKATDAAYPATGTAAYDANHAVHIDPSAPSHTVAETPVAATAETHVTPAAEVHHVTPVTEAHVTPAAETHATGTTAAEAPSEIEKNKI